Part of the Capsicum annuum cultivar UCD-10X-F1 chromosome 12, UCD10Xv1.1, whole genome shotgun sequence genome is shown below.
TGGATTTTCATCAATCTAATGCACCGAATTTAGTTGAACTGATAGAACCCATCATAGATCCGCCTCAAGAACCCGTCATAGATCCGCCTCAACCCATGGTCTCAAGCAGGGGCGGCTCAAGCAAATCTGTGGCCTAAGGCAAAAATTAAACAGAGTTCTtacatttttaagaaaaaataattatttttataaagtctatttttaaaattatataatcgtatttaataattcttttttaattaataatatagtcaatgcattaaaaagtttttactatatcaaactcctaaatttttttatataaaatattttttttctataaatagtaataatttattattgctaaaaaaaaaaaatgaggtcCTTCAAATTTTGGGGCCTTGGGCGGCCGCTTTTTCTCCGAAAGGGTTGAGCCGCCCCTGGTCTCAAGGCGCTGCATATTCAAATTTTTGATAGTCAAGGTTGAAACCTCTAgcgttccttttttttttttcacaaaagatTGACAGTAGaacgaggacatgaccctagatagcaaggtgtggaggtcgcggataaaggtagaaggctagtgtgagtgtgtgggttgtagcatgcagtcaggagagatcttgtgtaaTAGGGTTCGTAACCCTAGGATTGTGTAAGTAGGTATCGTTGGTATGTGAGGGTATGTTACTACAAGGTGGAAggcctatttcttatttcttagttcctattttcttatttagtgtCGCCTTTATTTCCCGTATTTCGTTTTTTCTCTGGTttcatttctattatttcttattcctgatttttccgTTGTGTCATCCATCTTCCTTGTTTATTATTCtgtatcttgagccgggggtctatcagaaatagcctctctacttcttcggaggtagcaatatggactgcgtacatcttaccctccccagaccccactttgtgggaatacactgggtttgttgttgttgttattgacaGTAGAACGAATTTTGCATTTGCACTATTTGTATTAAAATGTATATACACTATCCAAAAATACAATTTCAGCAGAAGGTCACAGCTCATTTCATATACTGCAAGTAATGGAATCTCCACTAGTGTTTGTGCCTCTTAGAACCAGAGAATTGTAACGAGCCGCATAAGATGTCCAGTATAAAAGCTTTCATATTGCTGGTGAGCCACAGATAACGTACTTGCTCTTGCCAAGCGTAATGCACTCTCCCTccatatatgaatatatgtagtTGGGTCAGTCTAGTATGTCAGTTTTCGGTGTGTTGATGCAGTTAGAAAGAATTAAACCACCCGTTGTTTTGGTGTTGTTCTCTTTCATCCACAAGCCCAGAGCAAAAATGAGCTTGGTTGCAGTGTGAGGAGCCAAAGTGGTTCACAAATGGTGTAAATATCTCTTCTAGCCAAGATGTGTTATCCAAGGGACCTTTGTTTATATCCGTGTTTCATTCTGTCGAGTAGTTTCTCCTTTGTCCTTCTCTTCTTGTCCATTTTTTGTCTATATCTCTCCTCTCTCTCCCTTTCATATATCCCTTCCCAATATACCTCTCCCGTTAATGGCCACAACCATGTTTCATATGGATAGTAATTGTCGTCAGCAGCTTCTGCCAAGTCTTCATCCATACTCTTCAACAATGTCATGTTGAAGTACTTTGCCCACATATATCCTCTTCGCTGCTCAACTGAGTGCTGCTCTTCCGTCACACCTGAGTGAGGGTTAAGGTAAACCATCTGCTGTGCACTGTGATAGGCCCAAACATTTACCAACAGTTCCAAAACCCGACAGTAACAGTGCTGCTTCTGGTGGTCAGAAACATTCAAACATAAGAACTTATCCTTCTAGGCTTCATTACTTTGTACTAAATGTAAACTAGTACCAATGTGATTTATGTCTACAGGCTTACCTCCAAGGTTGAAATTGCCAGTATACAATGTGTCCTATTGCTGGAATTCACATGCAAATTATCCAGAGCATCGACAAACATCCTGTAATTTCAAACTATTTTAGTTCAAATAAACAATTCATATTTCGTACTAGAATATGCAAATCTATGCAAGTAATACGACTCCACGAGATATGTATGTTTGTCACCCTAGATTACCTGGAAAACATAACGAACTCCATAAAAGAAGAGGTTGGCATAACCCAGCTATGTAGTGCCGACCATCTCCCGCCATCATCAGGCATGGGCGGGAGAGCTTCTATATGTGATGGTAAGCCATACATTATACGAAATGCATCTTGGAAAGCATTTCTGCAAGAATGTTAAAGAGAGTTAGCTGAGACTTGTTAAGAAGAGTAGAATGTAAAAGTTCCAGTTTCCTGTGAAACTTTCTTTTGACACTGTACATTCTAGGACATGAATTTTGGAAATCTCCATTTCCAGCTTCTTGGACTTCAGAACATGAAATAGTTGAAATAGAAACATCTTGAATTTGGGATCTATTATTGTATTCAATATTAGATAAACCTAAATAATGGATTAATCATCCAAATTTCTGTAACAGAGATCTACACTGTTCAAATACAAGAAACAAATGGAAAGGAAGAAATGCTGGCAGgaatgaataattttgaaataaatctcTGCTCAAATCCCCCTTTACATGATGTAAATATGTACCTGCAGTTGCCTCCATTCAATATGTCGCACATTGACCAGAAGGTAAGGGCATCATTGCTTCCTGTAAACCCACCATCCACATCCAAATGTGCCCAATAGTATATTACATCACCTTTAGTCTTTCCCTGTATTATTTCTTCTAGGGCCAGCTCAGCCTTTTTAGATAAGGAAACCTGATACATTTGAACAGAATCCTATATGAAACTTGGCGACAAGAAAAGAGTGCACAGAAGATTATATGTGAATATGACAATGTCAAGCTTAACAATTACAAGAAGAACTAGTTCACACGTAAAGATTCATCAGGAACTAATAACATACTTTTCTTCCAGTAGCTTGCCATGACTGGAATCCAATCCAAGGACGTTTATGAATATTATCTAAATGGTTTGCAATTGAAAACATGCCACCCATCTCACAGAGGATATTCTGGAAGTAGGTGTCATGCAAGAGGTTAAGCCGGAGAACTGCATCAACATCATCCGACTGCAATCTCCGTGCTTTAGTTGACTATAAGAGAACGTGACATAGTTAGAACCAAAGAAACGAGAGTCTAACATAATGaagtaataaaatttaaaagaatgtaCTTAATCTGAATTAGCAAATATGTATATCATATAGCATTGTATTCTTAAAAACTTCATTTCTGTACCAAGAGATGCCAAAAAATGAGAGGAAACCATATGAAGCTGAAACAAATCGAATAAGCCACAGGGACTCACTAGGCTCAATCCACGGTACAAAGAGCCATGATGCAGAAATGGCCAAGCTCCAGTTCCATCATAAACCTCATAAATACATAATGGTTGCCCGGTCCTTTCCAGCTCTCCTTCATCCCTCTCATTACTTTCAAACCGAAGCTTTTCAGCTTTTCGAGCATTACGATATATGTCATCCCACTTACCAATGCCTTTTTCCATTCTTTCCTCAAGCTGCATATACAGAAATGTGCTCAACAGATCTTACATCAAGGGGAATGCAAGAAAATAGAACATGGACAAGTAAagatcctttttttcctttttccttcttgTTCTTTTTGTCTTTTGGTTATGGACAGGGAAAGACTACTAGTCAGAAAAAGTTATTCATTCACATACCTCCTCCATCTCCAGTCTATTTACTTCCTCAGAACGCTCCATTTGATTCAAGATGTCCCAATCCAGCTCATTTGGAAAGTCTTCCCCCTTTAAAGCCTCTGGATCATCTGTTGATACATTCATCAAAGGAACAAAAcctatcatctctaattcaagGTCATAAACAACACCGGAATTTATTGGATCCACATCTTTCATTTGAAGATCTTCTATGCCCTTACTATCCTCTACATCCTTTTGGAAATAAGCCCACTCCCACGAGCCATGCTTAAGCTGAGAGGTGTCTCCTGGAAGTATGACATCAGATGGGAAAGTTATGACATTCTCCAGAAGCTTTGCATACCCTGTAACGCATTCCATAGCAAACATGTTCTTGGAAAGCAGCCTCCCAGAAGATGCAATAGTGTGAGCAAATCTCGTGAGTTTTCCATTAGATATGAGCCGTGAGAAATCTTGCACCAATTCATTTGAATTGTGTTGAGAGAAGATGATTCCATGTACTTCATCAACAATCTGAATACAAAAAGTTCTTCAGGGTCAGACAAAATAAGAGGCAAAGTATTCTACTTTTCAGCTTTAAAAAGTTGCCAACACTTGATCGACTTACGTATTTCTTAATGACAGGTAAGTCTGGTGCAACAATAGGTATTCCAAATGACATAGCTCGTATTAGAATGGGAGGAAATTCTTGTTCATATTGGGGGGAGAAGTAGAGTACAATGTCAGCCATCAGTATAATACCGTTAACATCACCCTTCATATCATAGTGTGAAAGAGATCCCTCATGAAGCCCCAGGCGAGTGGTAATATCCTACAAATTTTGAGACAGTataacttttttaattttatcgCGTAGATAATAGCAAGTAAACCGCATGTTACTGCTACTGCAA
Proteins encoded:
- the LOC107850823 gene encoding uncharacterized protein LOC107850823 isoform X1, which gives rise to MATGRSSPSSVADDDNNDNNNSNNNNSSNNNNNAGRFHSIRDRFRFKRNSQKPSLPTPLSSPSSLSSSSPDRHWKTSSSRPHHFHHHYNHNRSYNRKLISFCFRGKWLYLCVFLVIFVFAIASMVLQSSIMSVFRQSENARWRSVRDDLKLGSSLEFVQPPRFQYGNGLDLVRNQPRIGVRPPRIALVLGNMKKDPLSLMLSTLVKNLRGLGYMIKIYAVEDGVARSMWEEIGGRVLILTAERYNLIDWSIFDGVIADSLEDKNAISSLMQEPFCSVPLVWIIQQDTLASRLPFYESMSWEHLISHWRDAFRRASVIVFPDYILPMLYSGLDTGNFFVIPGSPKDNWAADSYSRRHSKSQSRKTYGFGKDDLLVLVFGSSILYNELSWDYALSFRDIEPLLLNFAGRSDVEERLKFVFMSGNSSDGYKEALQDITTRLGLHEGSLSHYDMKGDVNGIILMADIVLYFSPQYEQEFPPILIRAMSFGIPIVAPDLPVIKKYIVDEVHGIIFSQHNSNELVQDFSRLISNGKLTRFAHTIASSGRLLSKNMFAMECVTGYAKLLENVITFPSDVILPGDTSQLKHGSWEWAYFQKDVEDSKGIEDLQMKDVDPINSGVVYDLELEMIGFVPLMNVSTDDPEALKGEDFPNELDWDILNQMERSEEVNRLEMEELEERMEKGIGKWDDIYRNARKAEKLRFESNERDEGELERTGQPLCIYEVYDGTGAWPFLHHGSLYRGLSLSTKARRLQSDDVDAVLRLNLLHDTYFQNILCEMGGMFSIANHLDNIHKRPWIGFQSWQATGRKVSLSKKAELALEEIIQGKTKGDVIYYWAHLDVDGGFTGSNDALTFWSMCDILNGGNCRNAFQDAFRIMYGLPSHIEALPPMPDDGGRWSALHSWVMPTSSFMEFVMFSRMFVDALDNLHVNSSNRTHCILAISTLEKQHCYCRVLELLVNVWAYHSAQQMVYLNPHSGVTEEQHSVEQRRGYMWAKYFNMTLLKSMDEDLAEAADDNYYPYETWLWPLTGEVYWEGIYEREREERYRQKMDKKRRTKEKLLDRMKHGYKQRSLG
- the LOC107850823 gene encoding uncharacterized protein LOC107850823 isoform X2 translates to MATGRSSPSSVADDDNNDNNNSNNNNSSNNNNNAGRFHSIRDRFRFKRNSQKPSLPTPLSSPSSLSSSSPDRHWKTSSSRPHHFHHHYNHNRSYNRKLISFCFRGKWLYLCVFLVIFVFAIASMVLQSSIMSVFRQSENARWRSVRDDLKLGSSLEFVQPPRFQYGNGLDLVRNQPRIGVRPPRIALVLGNMKKDPLSLMLSTLVKNLRGLGYMIKIYAVEDGVARSMWEEIGGRVLILTAERYNLIDWSIFDGVIADSLEDKNAISSLMQEPFCSVPLVWIIQQDTLASRLPFYESMSWEHLISHWRDAFRRASVIVFPDYILPMLYSGLDTGNFFVIPGSPKDNWAADSYSRRHSKSQSRKTYGFGKDDLLVLVFGSSILYNELSWDYALSFRDIEPLLLNFAGRSDVEERLKFVFMSGNSSDGYKEALQDITTRLGLHEGSLSHYDMKGDVNGIILMADIVLYFSPQYEQEFPPILIRAMSFGIPIVAPDLPVIKKYIVDEVHGIIFSQHNSNELVQDFSRLISNGKLTRFAHTIASSGRLLSKNMFAMECVTGYAKLLENVITFPSDVILPGDTSQLKHGSWEWAYFQKDVEDSKGIEDLQMKDVDPINSGVVYDLELEMIGFVPLMNVSTDDPEALKGEDFPNELDWDILNQMERSEEVNRLEMEELEERMEKGIGKWDDIYRNARKAEKLRFESNERDEGELERTGQPLCIYEVYDGTGAWPFLHHGSLYRGLSLVSLSKKAELALEEIIQGKTKGDVIYYWAHLDVDGGFTGSNDALTFWSMCDILNGGNCRNAFQDAFRIMYGLPSHIEALPPMPDDGGRWSALHSWVMPTSSFMEFVMFSRMFVDALDNLHVNSSNRTHCILAISTLEKQHCYCRVLELLVNVWAYHSAQQMVYLNPHSGVTEEQHSVEQRRGYMWAKYFNMTLLKSMDEDLAEAADDNYYPYETWLWPLTGEVYWEGIYEREREERYRQKMDKKRRTKEKLLDRMKHGYKQRSLG
- the LOC107850823 gene encoding uncharacterized protein LOC107850823 isoform X3, which translates into the protein MWEEIGGRVLILTAERYNLIDWSIFDGVIADSLEDKNAISSLMQEPFCSVPLVWIIQQDTLASRLPFYESMSWEHLISHWRDAFRRASVIVFPDYILPMLYSGLDTGNFFVIPGSPKDNWAADSYSRRHSKSQSRKTYGFGKDDLLVLVFGSSILYNELSWDYALSFRDIEPLLLNFAGRSDVEERLKFVFMSGNSSDGYKEALQDITTRLGLHEGSLSHYDMKGDVNGIILMADIVLYFSPQYEQEFPPILIRAMSFGIPIVAPDLPVIKKYIVDEVHGIIFSQHNSNELVQDFSRLISNGKLTRFAHTIASSGRLLSKNMFAMECVTGYAKLLENVITFPSDVILPGDTSQLKHGSWEWAYFQKDVEDSKGIEDLQMKDVDPINSGVVYDLELEMIGFVPLMNVSTDDPEALKGEDFPNELDWDILNQMERSEEVNRLEMEELEERMEKGIGKWDDIYRNARKAEKLRFESNERDEGELERTGQPLCIYEVYDGTGAWPFLHHGSLYRGLSLSTKARRLQSDDVDAVLRLNLLHDTYFQNILCEMGGMFSIANHLDNIHKRPWIGFQSWQATGRKVSLSKKAELALEEIIQGKTKGDVIYYWAHLDVDGGFTGSNDALTFWSMCDILNGGNCRNAFQDAFRIMYGLPSHIEALPPMPDDGGRWSALHSWVMPTSSFMEFVMFSRMFVDALDNLHVNSSNRTHCILAISTLEKQHCYCRVLELLVNVWAYHSAQQMVYLNPHSGVTEEQHSVEQRRGYMWAKYFNMTLLKSMDEDLAEAADDNYYPYETWLWPLTGEVYWEGIYEREREERYRQKMDKKRRTKEKLLDRMKHGYKQRSLG